A stretch of the Streptomyces sp. WMMB303 genome encodes the following:
- a CDS encoding MarR family transcriptional regulator translates to MSGTPDTAGHPRDTELLSETALAVFRLNGQFLAASEVLARPAGLTAAWWQVLGAVLREPLPVSGIARAMGITRQSVQRIADLLVERGLAAYEPNPAHRRAKLLAPTPEGRTAVAGIDPGHAELARRLSEELGGDREFARVAEALRRLSGAMAALHPEA, encoded by the coding sequence ATGAGCGGTACGCCGGACACGGCCGGACACCCGCGCGACACCGAACTGCTGAGCGAGACCGCGCTGGCCGTCTTCCGGCTCAACGGCCAGTTCCTCGCCGCCTCCGAAGTACTCGCCCGCCCGGCCGGGCTGACCGCCGCGTGGTGGCAGGTGCTCGGCGCCGTGCTCCGCGAACCGCTGCCCGTCTCCGGGATAGCCCGCGCCATGGGCATCACCCGGCAGAGCGTCCAGCGGATCGCCGACCTCCTGGTCGAGCGGGGCCTCGCGGCGTACGAACCCAACCCCGCCCACCGCCGCGCCAAACTGCTCGCCCCCACCCCCGAGGGGCGCACCGCCGTGGCGGGTATCGACCCCGGGCACGCCGAGCTGGCCCGGCGGCTGAGCGAAGAACTGGGCGGCGACCGGGAATTCGCCCGGGTCGCCGAGGCGCTGCGCCGGCTCTCGGGCGCGATGGCGGCGCTGCACCCGGAGGCCTGA
- a CDS encoding ABC transporter permease has product MSTTTRVAPARTGAGNRQVEPGGGALTGTGVLLRFALRRDRVRLPVWMLAVLLVTFSSLQQATDLAPDDPGEAADTAATLGGPAMLAMTGPEHYLADPTPAAVLSMLMLGYGAVLVGLMNVLTVVRHTRADEETGIAELLRSGVVGRHATLTAALATAAAADTVLGLLLAVLLPATGLGGATAGGALLYGAALTVVGLVFAGVAAVTVQLSSHGRTATGAALAALGAAYALRAAGDVGPDALSWCSPIGWIQRSYPFADDRWWPLLPALALAAGTAAAGYLLSTRRDVGAGLLPPRTGRAGASAALTHPVGFAVRLHRGLCAGFGAALLVLGAMYGSLLGGAEDMLKDLAEVREALAEAGGTLVESFASTILLIVAVVASLFVVLVALRPRAEETSGRAEPLLATGLSRSRWLASHLVAALGGGTLVLLLGSLSLALTGAAATHDGDLGVRLLGAGLAYAPALWVTGGAAALVYGWAPRATRLAWIVPAYGFAVGYLGKLSGLPDAFGALSPFSHVPQLPAAEMSWTPMVLLTLVAAALIATGLAGFRRRDLDPK; this is encoded by the coding sequence ATGAGCACCACCACCCGAGTCGCGCCGGCCCGCACCGGGGCCGGAAACCGCCAGGTCGAGCCCGGCGGCGGCGCGCTCACCGGAACCGGCGTACTCCTCCGCTTCGCCCTGCGCCGCGACCGGGTGCGGCTGCCCGTGTGGATGCTGGCCGTCCTCCTGGTCACCTTCTCCAGCCTCCAGCAGGCCACGGACCTGGCGCCGGACGACCCGGGTGAGGCCGCCGACACGGCCGCGACCCTCGGCGGCCCCGCCATGCTCGCGATGACCGGCCCCGAGCACTACCTCGCCGACCCCACGCCCGCGGCCGTGCTCAGCATGCTGATGCTCGGCTACGGCGCCGTCCTGGTCGGGCTGATGAACGTGCTGACCGTGGTCCGGCACACCCGCGCCGACGAGGAGACCGGCATCGCCGAACTCCTCCGCTCCGGCGTCGTCGGCCGGCACGCCACCCTCACCGCGGCCCTCGCCACCGCGGCGGCGGCCGACACGGTGCTCGGGCTGCTGCTCGCGGTCCTGCTGCCCGCCACGGGTCTCGGCGGCGCCACGGCGGGCGGCGCCCTGCTCTACGGCGCCGCGCTCACCGTCGTCGGCCTGGTCTTCGCGGGCGTCGCCGCCGTGACCGTGCAGCTCTCCTCGCACGGCAGAACCGCCACCGGGGCGGCGCTGGCCGCCCTCGGCGCCGCCTACGCGCTGCGGGCCGCGGGCGACGTCGGACCCGACGCGCTCTCCTGGTGCTCCCCCATCGGCTGGATCCAGCGCAGCTACCCCTTCGCCGACGACCGCTGGTGGCCGCTGCTGCCCGCACTCGCGCTGGCCGCCGGTACCGCCGCCGCCGGATATCTGCTCAGCACCCGGCGCGACGTGGGCGCCGGACTGCTGCCGCCTCGGACGGGCCGGGCCGGAGCGTCCGCGGCCCTCACCCACCCGGTCGGCTTCGCCGTCCGGCTGCACCGCGGACTGTGCGCCGGGTTCGGTGCGGCGCTGCTGGTGCTCGGCGCGATGTACGGCTCGCTCCTCGGCGGAGCCGAGGACATGCTCAAGGACCTGGCCGAGGTCCGCGAGGCGCTCGCCGAGGCGGGCGGGACGCTGGTCGAGTCGTTCGCCTCCACGATCCTGCTGATCGTCGCCGTCGTCGCCTCTCTCTTCGTGGTCCTGGTCGCGCTGCGGCCGCGCGCCGAGGAGACCTCCGGACGCGCCGAACCCCTGCTGGCCACCGGCCTGTCCCGGTCGCGCTGGCTGGCCTCGCACCTGGTGGCCGCGCTGGGCGGGGGCACGCTCGTGCTGCTGCTGGGCTCCCTCTCCCTGGCCCTGACCGGTGCCGCCGCCACACACGACGGAGACCTGGGCGTACGGCTGCTGGGCGCGGGGCTGGCCTACGCGCCGGCGCTGTGGGTGACCGGCGGGGCCGCCGCCCTGGTGTACGGCTGGGCGCCCCGCGCGACCCGGTTGGCCTGGATCGTCCCCGCCTACGGGTTCGCCGTCGGCTATCTCGGCAAGCTCTCCGGGCTGCCCGACGCCTTCGGCGCCCTCTCTCCCTTCAGCCACGTCCCGCAGCTCCCCGCCGCGGAGATGAGCTGGACCCCGATGGTCCTCCTGACGCTGGTGGCCGCCGCCCTGATCGCCACCGGGCTGGCGGGGTTCCGGCGCCGGGACCTGGATCCGAAGTAG
- a CDS encoding Lrp/AsnC family transcriptional regulator, translating into MDDMDRQILAELQNDGRLTVTELAARVGLSLSPCHRRLRELERSGAIRGYRAVVDTDAVGLTFDALVFVTMRQEDRTTISAFEQALTELPQVVQAQRLFGDPDYLLRVITADLPAFQRLYDENLATLPGVQRLSSTLVMKHVVHERPLPA; encoded by the coding sequence ATGGACGACATGGATCGGCAGATTCTTGCGGAGCTCCAGAACGACGGTCGGCTGACGGTCACCGAGCTGGCCGCACGGGTGGGGCTCAGCCTCTCCCCGTGCCACCGGCGACTGCGGGAACTGGAGCGCAGCGGCGCCATCCGCGGCTACCGCGCCGTGGTCGACACCGACGCGGTGGGGCTGACCTTCGACGCGCTCGTCTTCGTCACCATGCGCCAGGAGGACCGCACCACCATCTCCGCCTTCGAGCAGGCCCTGACCGAGCTGCCGCAGGTCGTCCAGGCCCAGCGGCTCTTCGGCGACCCGGACTACCTGCTCCGTGTCATCACCGCCGACCTGCCCGCCTTCCAGCGGCTCTACGACGAGAACCTCGCCACCCTGCCCGGCGTCCAGCGGCTGAGCTCCACGCTGGTGATGAAGCACGTGGTGCACGAGCGGCCACTGCCCGCCTGA
- a CDS encoding MarR family transcriptional regulator, with translation MSDDSAADDRTTEDHRTTEDRRRTADRQEAADHPEVADYRTRVSPFVERFAADLTEAGMQRMASRVFACLLASEEGALTSAELGDRLQASPAAISGAVRYLSQVALVSRQRDPGSRRERYMLHQDVWYTSLLSRDHVLGRWLGTLNTGADDLGADTPGGRRVRESAEFLEFMRTGLEDMLNRWHARRQSE, from the coding sequence GTGTCAGACGACTCCGCGGCGGACGACCGGACCACAGAGGACCACCGGACCACAGAGGACCGCCGGAGGACCGCGGACCGCCAAGAGGCGGCGGACCACCCGGAGGTGGCGGACTACCGCACGAGGGTGTCCCCCTTCGTCGAACGGTTCGCCGCCGACCTCACCGAGGCGGGCATGCAGCGCATGGCGTCCCGCGTCTTCGCCTGCCTGCTCGCCTCCGAGGAGGGCGCCCTCACCTCCGCCGAACTCGGCGACCGGCTCCAGGCCAGCCCCGCCGCCATCTCCGGCGCCGTGCGCTACCTCTCCCAGGTCGCGCTGGTCTCCCGGCAGCGCGACCCCGGCTCCCGCCGCGAGCGCTACATGCTGCACCAGGACGTCTGGTACACCAGCCTGCTCAGCCGCGACCACGTCCTCGGCCGGTGGCTGGGCACCCTGAACACCGGCGCGGACGACCTCGGCGCCGACACCCCCGGCGGACGCCGGGTGCGGGAGAGCGCGGAGTTCCTGGAGTTCATGCGCACCGGTCTGGAGGACATGCTCAACCGCTGGCACGCCCGCCGGCAGTCCGAGTGA
- a CDS encoding ABC transporter ATP-binding protein, with translation MNASTTATARPSAAPPSTAISVSALVKTYGTARALDGLDLEVATGEVHGFLGPNGAGKSTTLRILLGLLRADSGTARLLGADPWHDAVALHRRLAYVPGDVELWPNLTGGEAVDLLARLRGGIDPTKRAELVERFDLDPTKKGRSYSKGNRQKVALVAALASDAELLLLDEPTSGLDPLMEVVFQDVILEAKAEGRTVLLSSHILSQVEKLCDRVSIVRLGRTVQSGSLDEMRHLTRTTIEAEADGPLDGLRELPGVHNLRTDGGRAYFAVDGGHLDAVVRHLGGLGLRSLVSHPPTLEELMLRHYGDDLTGRGHPVPHPAAADSGTRTGTDAPEGGPR, from the coding sequence ATGAACGCGTCCACGACCGCGACCGCCCGCCCCTCCGCGGCGCCCCCCAGCACGGCGATCTCCGTATCCGCCCTCGTCAAGACCTACGGCACGGCCCGCGCCCTGGACGGGCTGGACCTGGAGGTCGCCACCGGCGAGGTGCACGGCTTCCTCGGCCCGAACGGGGCGGGCAAGTCCACCACCCTGCGCATCCTGCTGGGCCTTCTGCGCGCCGACAGCGGCACCGCGCGGCTGCTCGGCGCCGACCCCTGGCACGACGCGGTGGCCCTGCACCGGCGGCTCGCCTACGTCCCCGGCGACGTCGAACTGTGGCCGAACCTCACCGGCGGCGAAGCCGTCGACCTGCTCGCGCGGCTGCGCGGCGGCATCGACCCGACCAAGCGGGCCGAACTGGTCGAGCGGTTCGACCTCGACCCGACCAAGAAGGGCCGCAGCTACTCAAAGGGCAACCGGCAGAAGGTCGCGCTCGTCGCCGCGCTCGCCTCGGACGCCGAACTGCTGCTGCTGGACGAGCCGACCTCAGGGCTCGACCCGCTGATGGAGGTCGTCTTCCAGGACGTCATCCTCGAGGCGAAGGCCGAGGGCCGCACCGTCCTGCTCTCCAGCCACATCCTGTCCCAGGTCGAGAAGCTCTGCGACCGGGTCAGCATCGTCCGGCTGGGCAGGACCGTGCAGTCCGGGTCGCTCGACGAGATGCGCCACCTCACCCGCACCACCATCGAGGCGGAGGCCGACGGCCCCCTCGACGGACTCCGCGAGCTGCCCGGCGTCCACAACCTGCGGACGGACGGCGGCCGGGCGTACTTCGCCGTCGACGGCGGACACCTCGACGCCGTCGTACGCCACCTCGGCGGGCTCGGCCTCCGCAGCCTCGTCAGCCACCCGCCCACCCTCGAGGAGCTGATGCTGCGGCACTACGGCGACGACCTGACCGGCCGCGGCCACCCGGTACCGCACCCGGCCGCGGCCGACTCGGGCACCCGTACCGGCACCGACGCGCCGGAAGGCGGCCCGCGATGA
- a CDS encoding adenylosuccinate synthase → MPALVLLGAQWGDEGKGKATDLLGGSVDYVVRYQGGNNAGHTVVVGDQKYALHLLPSGILSPGCTPVIGNGVVVDPSVLLSELSGLQERGVDTSKLLVSGNAHLITPYHATLDKTTERFLGKRRIGTTGRGIGPSYADKINRVGIRVQDLFDESILLQKVEAALDFKNQVLAKLYNRRAISPQQATEELLGYAEQLKGFVADTTLILNDAIDEGKVVLFEGGQGTLLDVDHGTYPFVTSSNPTAGGACTGAGVGPTKINRVIGILKAYTTRVGAGPFPTELFDDDGEALRRIGGEFGVTTGRNRRCGWFDAVIARYATRVNGLTDFFLTKLDVLTGWEQIPVCVAYEIDGERTTELPYNQSDFHHAQPVYEYLPGWSEDITKAKTFGDLPKNAQAYVKTLEEMSGAPISAIGVGPGRDETIEINSFL, encoded by the coding sequence GTGCCCGCACTTGTGCTGCTCGGTGCTCAGTGGGGTGACGAAGGCAAGGGAAAGGCCACCGACCTGCTCGGCGGCTCCGTGGATTACGTGGTGCGCTACCAGGGCGGCAACAACGCCGGCCACACGGTCGTCGTCGGCGACCAGAAGTACGCGCTGCACCTCCTCCCTTCCGGGATCCTCTCCCCGGGGTGCACCCCGGTCATCGGCAACGGCGTCGTCGTCGACCCCTCGGTCCTGCTCTCCGAGCTGAGCGGACTCCAGGAGCGCGGCGTCGACACCTCCAAGCTGCTGGTGAGCGGTAACGCGCATCTGATCACGCCATATCACGCGACGCTCGACAAGACGACGGAACGGTTTCTGGGCAAGCGCCGGATCGGCACCACCGGCCGGGGCATCGGCCCCAGCTACGCCGACAAGATCAACCGGGTCGGCATCCGGGTCCAGGACCTGTTCGACGAGTCGATCCTGCTGCAGAAGGTCGAGGCCGCGCTCGACTTCAAGAACCAGGTGCTCGCCAAGCTCTACAACCGCCGCGCGATCTCCCCGCAGCAGGCCACCGAGGAGCTGCTGGGCTACGCGGAGCAGCTCAAGGGCTTCGTCGCGGACACCACGCTGATCCTCAACGACGCCATCGACGAGGGCAAGGTCGTCCTGTTCGAGGGCGGCCAGGGCACGCTGCTGGACGTGGACCACGGCACCTACCCGTTCGTCACCTCCTCCAATCCGACCGCCGGCGGCGCCTGCACCGGCGCCGGCGTCGGCCCGACGAAGATCAACCGGGTCATCGGCATCCTGAAGGCATACACCACACGGGTGGGCGCGGGGCCGTTCCCGACGGAGCTGTTCGACGACGACGGCGAGGCGCTGCGCCGCATCGGCGGCGAGTTCGGCGTCACCACGGGCCGCAACCGGCGCTGCGGCTGGTTCGACGCGGTCATCGCCCGCTACGCGACCCGCGTCAACGGGCTGACCGACTTCTTCCTCACCAAGCTGGACGTGCTCACCGGCTGGGAGCAGATCCCGGTGTGCGTCGCCTACGAGATCGACGGCGAGCGCACCACCGAGCTGCCCTACAACCAGAGCGACTTCCACCACGCCCAGCCGGTCTACGAGTACCTGCCGGGCTGGAGCGAGGACATCACCAAGGCGAAGACCTTCGGCGACCTCCCCAAGAACGCCCAGGCGTACGTGAAGACGCTGGAGGAGATGTCCGGAGCCCCCATCTCCGCCATCGGCGTCGGCCCGGGCCGCGACGAGACGATCGAGATCAACTCCTTCCTCTGA
- a CDS encoding LysE family translocator has translation MAVSSIAAFFTLSFLLVLVPGADWAFTITSGLRDRSVVPAVGGLMLGYVGLTAVVVAGVAALVARTPGVLTSLTALGAGYLVWLGATTFAGAKEAGLPQADDDTDAATAAAGGARSRVLKGAGVSGLNPKALLLYVALLPQFADQHGQWPLAFQIGLLGLLHMCTAGAVYLGLGSLARTVLRARPTAARLVTRLSGVAMILLGALLLVEQLPH, from the coding sequence ATGGCTGTCAGTTCCATAGCCGCGTTTTTCACCCTCTCCTTCCTCCTCGTCCTCGTCCCGGGCGCGGACTGGGCGTTCACCATCACCTCCGGGCTGCGGGACCGGTCGGTGGTGCCCGCCGTCGGCGGGCTGATGCTGGGGTACGTGGGGCTGACGGCCGTGGTCGTGGCAGGTGTGGCCGCGCTGGTCGCCCGCACGCCCGGGGTGCTGACCTCGCTCACCGCACTCGGCGCCGGATACCTGGTCTGGCTCGGCGCGACGACGTTCGCCGGTGCGAAGGAGGCCGGGCTGCCGCAGGCCGACGACGACACCGACGCCGCCACCGCCGCGGCCGGGGGCGCCCGCTCCCGGGTGCTCAAGGGCGCCGGGGTCAGCGGACTGAACCCCAAGGCGCTGCTGCTCTACGTCGCGTTGCTGCCCCAGTTCGCCGACCAGCACGGGCAGTGGCCGCTCGCCTTCCAGATCGGGCTCCTGGGACTGCTGCACATGTGCACGGCCGGGGCCGTCTACCTCGGTCTGGGCTCGCTGGCGCGCACCGTGCTGCGGGCCCGGCCGACCGCGGCCCGCCTCGTCACCCGGCTCTCCGGCGTCGCGATGATCCTGCTCGGCGCACTGCTGCTGGTGGAGCAGCTTCCCCACTGA
- a CDS encoding IS110 family transposase, producing the protein MIDISDIGVFLGLDVGKGEHHATAVTPAGKKAFDRRLPNSEPKLREVFGKLTAKHGTVLVAVDQPASIGALPLAVARDMGCEVAYLPGLTMRRIADLYPGEAKTDARDAFVIADAARSMPHTLRAIALEDEAVAELEMVVGFDDDLAGEATRISNRLRGLLTQIHPHLERVLGPRIQHPAVLTLLDRFGSPAQIRKAGRRRLISLIRPKAPRMAERLVEDIFTALDEQTVVVPGTDAAALIVPSLAGSLQNVLDQRKLLATRIEELLDAHPLSRVLTSMPGIGVRTGARILIDVGDGSGFPTAAHLAAYAGLAPATRSSGSSIRGEQPSRRGNKQLKRAFFLSAFAALSEPRSRTYYDKKIAQGKHHTQALLCLARRRADVLFAMLRDGTFYTPQPAPTG; encoded by the coding sequence GTGATCGACATCAGCGACATCGGCGTCTTCCTGGGCCTGGACGTCGGCAAGGGCGAACACCACGCCACCGCCGTCACCCCGGCCGGGAAGAAGGCGTTCGACCGGCGGCTGCCCAACAGCGAACCCAAACTCCGCGAGGTTTTCGGCAAGCTGACCGCGAAACACGGCACCGTGCTCGTGGCCGTCGACCAGCCGGCCTCCATCGGGGCCCTGCCCCTCGCGGTCGCCCGCGACATGGGCTGCGAGGTCGCCTACCTTCCCGGACTGACGATGCGGAGGATCGCCGACCTCTACCCCGGCGAGGCCAAGACCGACGCCCGCGACGCTTTCGTCATCGCGGACGCCGCCCGTTCCATGCCTCACACCCTCCGCGCGATCGCCCTCGAGGACGAGGCGGTCGCCGAGCTGGAGATGGTCGTGGGCTTCGACGACGACCTCGCCGGCGAGGCGACCAGGATCAGCAACCGCCTCCGCGGCCTGCTCACCCAGATCCACCCGCACCTCGAACGCGTCCTGGGCCCGCGCATCCAGCACCCGGCCGTCCTCACCCTGCTCGACCGGTTCGGTTCCCCGGCCCAGATCCGCAAGGCCGGCCGTCGGCGGCTCATCAGCCTCATACGTCCCAAAGCCCCGCGCATGGCCGAACGACTCGTCGAGGACATCTTCACCGCGCTCGACGAACAGACCGTTGTCGTTCCCGGCACCGACGCGGCCGCACTCATCGTCCCGAGCCTGGCCGGCTCGCTCCAGAACGTGCTCGACCAACGGAAACTGCTGGCCACCAGGATCGAGGAACTCCTGGATGCCCACCCTCTTTCCCGGGTCCTGACGTCCATGCCCGGCATCGGCGTCAGGACCGGAGCCAGGATCCTCATCGACGTGGGCGACGGCAGCGGCTTCCCCACAGCCGCCCACCTCGCCGCTTACGCCGGCCTGGCCCCGGCGACCCGCAGCTCGGGGTCCTCGATCCGGGGCGAACAGCCGTCCCGGCGAGGAAACAAGCAACTCAAACGGGCCTTCTTCCTGTCCGCGTTCGCCGCCCTGTCCGAGCCCAGATCCAGGACCTACTACGACAAAAAGATCGCCCAGGGCAAGCACCACACCCAAGCCCTCCTCTGCCTCGCCAGACGACGAGCCGACGTGCTCTTCGCGATGCTCCGCGACGGCACCTTCTACACCCCCCAACCAGCCCCTACAGGTTGA
- a CDS encoding DJ-1/PfpI family protein, which translates to MTVHLAVYDTLADWEYGHAVAHIPGGVRTVGLTGATVTTKGGLRIEPDLTLDGLRPLDSSMLILPGADTWTSGTLTAFAYTAREFLHEGVPVAAICGAVYGLADEGLLDERAHTAAAPEFLRAANGYRGAAHYRDADAVTDRDLITAGPTEPVAFAREILNRLGVFEPPVLDAFHRLYQHSDPEAYAVFAATQV; encoded by the coding sequence ATGACCGTTCACCTCGCCGTGTACGACACCCTCGCCGACTGGGAGTACGGGCACGCCGTCGCCCACATCCCCGGCGGCGTACGCACCGTCGGCCTGACCGGCGCCACCGTCACCACCAAGGGCGGACTGCGCATCGAGCCGGACCTGACACTGGACGGCCTGCGCCCCCTCGACAGCAGCATGCTGATCCTTCCCGGCGCCGACACCTGGACGAGCGGCACGCTCACCGCCTTCGCCTACACCGCGCGGGAGTTCCTGCACGAGGGCGTACCCGTCGCGGCCATCTGCGGAGCCGTGTACGGGCTCGCGGACGAGGGGCTGCTCGACGAGCGCGCGCACACCGCCGCGGCGCCCGAGTTCCTGCGCGCCGCCAACGGCTACCGGGGCGCGGCGCACTACCGCGACGCCGACGCCGTCACCGACCGCGACCTGATCACGGCCGGGCCGACCGAACCCGTCGCCTTCGCCCGCGAGATCCTGAACCGCCTGGGCGTCTTCGAGCCGCCCGTGCTGGATGCCTTCCACCGGCTGTACCAGCACTCCGACCCGGAGGCGTACGCGGTGTTCGCGGCGACGCAGGTATGA